The following DNA comes from Miscanthus floridulus cultivar M001 chromosome 5, ASM1932011v1, whole genome shotgun sequence.
GGGCGACTGGCGAGAACAGGCATCGCGCATCAGCAACTTCACTACTTCAGGCCGTCTATGTACCGAAGTGCTAGTGTGCTACTCCCAGTCTGCCACCGAGCCCAGATCGGTCTTCATCTGAGAGTGACATCATCCCGTTAGCTCCTAACAATCTGGAACATAAGTGGTAGAATTTTCTGAAGTTACAAATCTGATTGTTAGTGTACAAACAATAAATCTGATGATGAAGCCCAAAACTGATGATGATCAGAAATACACAAGCATGCTGCAATGAAGTAAAGTTCAACCGTAGTCTTTAAATAACGTTTGCGAAAAAAATATTCTCGAACATTAtaggagagctgtgtatcattgtattaaagaagaagaagaacgcttGCAAGATCAATGCCAACAAGCGCAGAAGAGAATGCAACACTGGGGTAAAACCATTAGGTACATCCACAGATGCATATTAGAAAATTGGATAAAAATTGTGAACTAAAAAATTTAGATCAGGATCAGTTGACGCCAACTGTCACTCAGCACGCCAAGAGCATTTAAAGAGTATTTGAAATTGAAGGGGATCTAAACCCATCGATGCTATGATTTGGGGAAAAGTGTTCGTGGTATCAAAACAATGCCAAATTTGCAAATCAGAAGGTGGAGTCACTTTTGGCTACGGGGAGGGGTATCCTAGGTTGCTCCTTTCAGAAAAAGGAGCTGTGCCCCGGCTTGTTTGGCGAAGCTTAATGCCAAATTATTGTATATAAACTTTTTTCCTCTTAATTGAAAGACAGCTTCTGCCATTGCCATTCAGAAAAAAATTGCAAATCAGGACTGATAGCAGCCAATCAATgaaaaaaagcaaacaagcaccGAACTTAGCAATAGGAGTAAAATCTCACATGTTACTTCTAGATATTTGCATGGTGCATGGGCACAATGATAAGTTGAACACAATTTAGTTTAACCCTACAGTCGAGGGTGGCTAATGAGCATTGCATTTCACAGATGCTTTGCTCTTGGTCTCCCCAGCACAACTGGATACCAACAGAATTCAAATGCAAAGATAACCAGGTACATACAATTATGTGTTCTAATGAAGTAACCAGAATTATCATGCAGCCATAATGTGAGCAAGACAAGATCCGGATACATGCAAACTACTTTTGATGACAAATTCTACCCTGGCAAACAAACAAATACAGTACGGTGCAATTAAGAGGCACATAAAAATGCAGTATCACATCCCAAGCAAATTGCATAAGCAGAGGACACTATAACATACATTACAATGAATCTATAGAAAGCATATTCTGATTATCAGCATTTGTGCACATCAATTCCATTTATATAAGGATGGCCATGAGctttttttttcagaaaaagaTTAAATTTGTGAGAATCTCAAATTAAGATTTCTCAGGCACAAGCATAAACACATTGGGTACATTAGAAGCATACCATTCTACAACAGAAAACTATTGAACAATTTTAATTCATCAAACGTTCAGTCAACTAAGATGAGAAGTTCAGAAGCAGATCTTCAAATGCCTCCCAGGCCCAGCAAGGCAGAACCCCCCAAAACTGAACCCTAGTACAGAATCCTCAAATTCCAAATACACAAAGACTCCAAATGAAACCCAATACAAAGGATCACCATCATCCACTAATGAACATGTCTTTAAGCAGTGATGGAGCCAGTAGGGGACTGGCAGGGGCCATGGCCCCTCATGACCCAATTTTTCTACTAAAGCCCATGAGGTTGAGAGGAACTTTAACATGTTAGTAATTTATCTTTGAATTAACTTATGCCCCACTAATCTTATAATCCTAGTTTCCGTCAGTCTTTAAAATCGTACCAGAGATTTTTCAGCAATAGTGCATctcaaaagaaaagataaaaccaGAAACTAAGAATCTAACAAACCACAGTCATGTGCCAAACACATAGTTGACGTAGCAGATGCTACATACACATAATAGTTGATGTAGCATTATTGCAAAGGGTCACATACACTAAAAAACTATTAGTTCCCTTCCCCAACTAGAAAGGCCGGTGACAATAAAATAACATAACACAGTCATAAATTATTGCGGTATCATAAATAAAGCATAGGTTTCTCATCATGCAAAGATGCAAACCAATCATGTATAAACAGAAATTGCCAAAAAAGAAGGTAAGTGATACAGAGCAAAGGTAGCTGAGATTAAATTCGTAATACATTGACAGTTACATGTCATAAACCAGTAAATTCCATCTCATCTAAGAAAAACTTGAGCATAATGCAATGCAAGGTACATTTAAATTTTAAAGACCTGCAATATCTCCGTGGTTCGTATGAAACAACGACAGTGTCTTAGCAAGCACATAATAAACAATCCACTAACAAGTCTATCACAGCAACCAACTGACTGTATCCTAATTTAAGGCCGAAATATTCCTTTACCTAACTCTTCCAATTTAGAGGTAAGCAGGGCTGCTGAGGAATGGCAGTGCAGCGAGAGACATGAGCATCTCTGAGGAAGCATCACCCTTCCTGGCGTGCTTTGACCTCGCAAGCTGCAGCTGCATGTCCACAAAAGCCTGCATCCGCTTCAGCTCCAGATCCTTGAGGAACTTGATTCGCTGCCTCTCCATCTCCTCCGTGTGCCGCTGCTTAGCAGCTTCCATGCGCTCGTACATATCCGCGAAGGTCTCAATTGCCCTCGCTAGCTCCCCGAATCCACCACTCCCGCTGCTCATCTTCCTCTTGCTGCCAACAGCAGGAGCGGCAGCACCACCACCGGAGCGAGAAGATACCGAACGCGACGGCGACTGCTGAGAGCCTTCATCATCGTCATAGTCGTTGTTGTTGTAGCCATCTTCTGAGTCGGACtccgcggcagcggcggcggcggctgcggccgcCTTATGGATGAGGTTTGCGGAGGGGAGGTCGGAGCCACGGCGGTAATTGTGCAGCGGGAGTGCCatggggagcggcggcggcgattgCGGCGACGGGGAGCGCGGCGGCGTCTGGCGCCTCCGGAAGACGGGCAGCGCGGCGCGCGGCGGGGACGGCTTCTTGCTGCCGGTGAGCGTGGGCCCGACGAGGAAGTCGAGCTGGCCGTAGAAGGACCAGGGCGATGGCCCGCCGCGCGCGCGCTCGGCCTTGTATTTCTTCTTGAGCGTGTCGACGCGGTTCTTGCACTGGATGTCGGtgcgcggcgggcggcggcgcgcggaGGCCCCGGGGCGGGAGTTGACGGCGTCGGCGACCTCCCGCCACTGCGGCTGGCGGAGGCTGCCGCGGTTGAGGTCGAGGTAGCGCGAGCCCCAGGAGTCGACGAGCGCGGCCGTCTCGCCCTCGCTCCAGCAGTCCTCCCGGTACGGCAGGTTCGGGTTCGGCGGCGGCAACTTCCCGTCCATGGCTCTGCCTCCTCCTCCCAGATCTCTCCCCGCCTCACGAgtcacgacgacgacgacctagccttctctctctctcgtttgcgCGTGGAGACGGGcgaacggacggacggacgggtgGATAGATGTGGGGGCGGCGGTGCAGGAGACGAGGCGGGGTGGGGAATAAAAGaagggggaggggggagggggtgGGCGGCGAGGGGAGGAGCGCCGGCCCGTGGGCCGTGACGACCGCGACGCGGCACGTGGAGGAGCGGCGCAGATGCATGGGGCTGTCGTGTGGGCGAGCGGCCGCCGTTGGATCGGCCCGTCGGTCGGGTTTGACCGGGGCACCGAGCCGGCGAGAGAGATCGGCCTCGGCGTGGTTCggttggccggccggccggcacgGCGCGGGATAGGTGGGTGGGACGGACGTGCCgatgcgggtgcgggtgcgggtgcgggtgcgggccGGGGAAGTTACGCGGCTCGCGCCGTGCCGAAGCAGGACTCGTGAACCGATCGCGATTTCGTGGCGATGGTAGACGGCTCGCGGCTGGCCGCCGTTCGGTCGGCGTGCCTCTCGTTCgttcgggggcgggggcgggggcgggggcagggGCAGACGCCCGCGCCGAAAGAGAGATTGGGTGCGCGGCGGCTCTTGAATTCTTCCGGTCCGAACGGCCGGACCGGAAGCCTCCGCCGAATGGAGTTGCGCGCCAAAAACTTTACGTACGGAGCAGTGCGCCGCGCCAATCTGCGGTCCGAGTAAACCTGCCGGCAGTACGGATCTGACTAGAGGCATGATGGATCGTTGTGGGCTGTGGTGCTGATTTTCCTGATACGGCCCATCATTACTGCAGCATGGACTGTACAAAAGCTGACAGGTTGCACATATTCTCTCCGTCAAGGTGTGTTTGCTTTCTTAGTTTATTTTAttatttccttttttcttttgtttttgttttatttttcccATAtgcttttttcttttgtttttgttttatttttcccATATgatgtttctttttatttttattttactcAATTACTTTTAATCAATATTTCCTTTTCATttcattctttcttttgtttgttCAATCATTTCATTCTTTACattctattttttattttctttttcatctttttattttttatataaatcttTCATATTTTTATTTTCATTCCCTATGTTACGTGTATTTTGTTTTTATGTTCTTTCTCAATCTATTTTTGTTTCCTTGATATTTTAttcttatttattttttcttcgtTTTCTTATTCTTTTGCTTCTATTTATATTCTGTTTTCATTTATATGATTTTTGTATTTTCTATTGCTTTGCTTAACTACATAAATAATTTGTACACTTGTGgtgtatctttttcttttttatgggTTATATCACATACTAAAACATTTTTATTTTGCTTAAATGTATAGAAATATTTTGTGTATTTGTGATGTTTCTTTTGCATCTGCGATGTGTCATCTGCATATGTATGAGTTACATCATATACCAAAATATTTGGCTTcgatacatgtgatgttctacgaCATAAAGTTTGGCATACATAAATATTATGCATCAATGCGTGATGTAGGTCGGTAGGTgcagttgttttcttatttttatgctattttcttttcttttttctattatTTCTAttgttatattttattttgttccttttttggttttattttaaattttcttattcttttcttttttttgttttctttccttGCTTGTacttttttctgtttctttttttGAATTTAATTCTTTTTtactataattaattatttttgtatttctttttctttattttcatgttttattatttttccatttttcttctaTTCCTTATTCcacttctcttttcttttatgttttttatagattttattatttttatttcattttatattTCCTTTTATCTCTCTTatactttttcttttctattattTTTACTCTAATTAATTGATTTAATAACTTTTATACTTTTTACTTCCTATATTATAAGAGATACAAGTGATCTTAATGTAAcatacatgtgatgttcacatagaatatatatgatgttctaaaatatattttgtgatgttcacgtagtatacatgtgatgttctatgacgtATTTTTTatattcacgtagtatacatgtgatgctccatgatgtattttatg
Coding sequences within:
- the LOC136450281 gene encoding trihelix transcription factor ENAP2-like, with the protein product MDGKLPPPNPNLPYREDCWSEGETAALVDSWGSRYLDLNRGSLRQPQWREVADAVNSRPGASARRRPPRTDIQCKNRVDTLKKKYKAERARGGPSPWSFYGQLDFLVGPTLTGSKKPSPPRAALPVFRRRQTPPRSPSPQSPPPLPMALPLHNYRRGSDLPSANLIHKAAAAAAAAAAESDSEDGYNNNDYDDDEGSQQSPSRSVSSRSGGGAAAPAVGSKRKMSSGSGGFGELARAIETFADMYERMEAAKQRHTEEMERQRIKFLKDLELKRMQAFVDMQLQLARSKHARKGDASSEMLMSLAALPFLSSPAYL